Genomic window (Sediminispirochaeta smaragdinae DSM 11293):
AAATCCCCGAGGAAACGGCGCCTGCCCCATCTGTTTACACAATGGCCGCTGTCAACTTCAGATGGCCCTTCAGGAGGCCCTCCGGGAAAAAGAGAAAAACGAAGAGCTTGAATTGGTCATCTATACCTGCCCCCGTTTTAAGGAGAAATTTTAAGCGATGATCGACAAGTTAGAAAGCATTGCCTCACGTTTTACCGAGATTGAAGAACGCCTCGGTGAGCCGGATACCATGAAAGACATGCACCTCTACAAGGAGCTGAGTCAGGAGCATGCCGCATTAAAGGATACGGTTGAAGAGTTTGGCCACTATAAGGAATTACTCTCCGGTATCGAAGAAACGAAACAGCTTCTTGAATCGGAAAGCGACCATGAAATGAGGGAAATGGCCGAGGTTGAGCTTGAAGAGTTGAAAGATCATCTGGAAAAGAGTGAAAAGCGTCTGAAAACTCTTCTTGTTCCCAAGGATCCTCTGGACGGGAAAAACACCATCATTGAAATTCGTGCCGGAACCGGGGGTGATGAGGCTTCGCTCTTTGCCGCCGACCTGTATAGAATGTATTCTCGCTTCAGCGAGCAAAAGGGATGGAAGCTGGAAATGATGGAATCCAGCGATACCGAGGTCGGAGGGTTCAAAGAGGTCATCTTTTCTATTTCGGGAAAAGAGGTCTATGGCAACCTCCGCTACGAAAGCGGAGTCCATCGGGTCCAGCGGGTTCCTTCCACCGAAAGCCAGGGAAGGATTCATACCTCGGCGGTGACGGTGGCGGTGTTGCCCGAGGCTGAAAAGACCGATATCGATATCAGCCCGGAAGACCTGAAGATCGATGTCTTCCGTTCTTCCGGCCCCGGCGGACAGAGTGTGAATACCACCGACTCGGCGGTCAGGGTTACCCACATTCCTACGGGAGTGGTTGTCACCTGTCAGGATGAAAAGAGCCAGCTGAAAAATAAGGCAAAGGCGCTGCGGGTTCTCAGGGCACGTTTGTATGAGGCGGAAGAGATGAAGCAACGCAAGGAGCGGGACCAGGCAAGAAAGAGTCAAATCGGTTCGGGAGACCGTTCCGAGCGGATCAGAACCTATAACTTCCCCCAGAACAGGGTGACCGATCATAGGATCAACCTGACCCTGTACAAACTTGACCAGGTGATGGAAGGTGCGCTGAACGAGTTGATTGACGCGCTGAAGCTGAGTATCACCGAGGAGCTGCTGAAGCAGCACGCTTGATGGCCTTACAACAGCCACACCTCCAAAGCTACAGGGATGCCCTGGTCTGGGCATCCGGCCTGCTTGAAGCAGCGGGAGAAGAGCTTACCGATACCCCCGGATTGGATGCCTCCTTGCTTTTGGCTCATGCCGCAGGAATCGACAGGACAACGGTTTTCGTCAGGCTCCCGGATAGACTTTCGGAAAAAGAGGCCAATCGGTTTCGCACGCTTATTCACAAACGCCTTACGGGCACGCCGGTAAGCTATCTGACCGGCCGAAGAGAGTTCTGGGGCCTCGATTTTCTGGTAAACAACGCGGTTCTCATCCCCAGGCCGGACACGGAGACCCTGGTTGAAGCGGCTCTTGAGGCAATCGGGGCGGGGATGCAGGAGGCAGAACCGGGAAAGGGGATGCGCGGCGGCGGACTTCGTATCCTCGACCTTTGCTGTGGATCAGGCTGTATCGGCATAGCCCTTGCTTCCGAACTGCCGGAAGCCGAAGTCGTTTTATCCGATATCAGCAGCGCTGCCGTCGATACGGCCTTGAGAAATCGGCAACGACTGTTACCTGTCGATCAAGATATCGTGGTAATGCGTAGTGACCTGTTCGGGGGGCTTTTTGCAATGGCGCCTTTCGACCTTATCGTCACCAACCCACCCTACCTCACCGATGATGAGGCAGAGGCAATGGCCTCGGCCGGGTGGGAAGAACCGGACGGGGCCTTGAGAGGCGGAAAGGAAGGCCTTTCACTTATCAGAAAGATCATCCCCGCATCACGACACGTTCTCCGCTCCGAAGGATATCTTTTTATAGAATCGGCACCTTCACAAAGTGGCGAAATTTCCCGTATGCTTCAAGAAGAAGGGTTCCTGAAGGTATCGGTCAAAAAGGACCTTGCAGGAAGAGATCGGGTTACCGGAGGACAATGGGCGAAAAAGAGGGCATAGAAACAGATGCTTAGCAGAATTGAAAAATTTAACATCAAGCTTTCTCGTTTTCCCGAAAAAGAGCGTCAAAAGATACTCGAGGCCGCCGCGTGGGCCAAGGCGCTTCACAAAAATCAGAAACGTGCCAGTGGTGAACCCTACTTTATTCATCCGCTGCATGTGGCGGAATTTCTGATCGATCTTGGTCTTGACCAGGAAGCGATCATAGCGGCCCTTCTTCACGATGTTCTGGAAGATACGGATATCGAACTGCCGGAGCTGCGTAAAAGATTTGGTAAGCAGATAGGAGCCCTGGTAGACGGGGTCACAAAGATATCGATTGTCAAGGCGAAGAGTAAAAGTGTCCAGGAAGCAGAAACCATCCGTAAGATGCTCTTCGCCATGACCCGGGATATCAGGGTCATTATTATTAAGCTTGCGGATAAGTATCACAACATGAGTACCCTGGAGTATCTTTCTCCGGAAAAGCGAAAGGCGATTGCTACCGAATGCCTTGACATCTACGCCCCCCTTGCCGACCGGCTTGGAATCAGCTGGCTCAAGGCAGAACTTGAAGATCTTGCCCTTAAACACCTTAATCCCAGTGCCTGGGAATATATCAACCAGTTTGTGGCCAGTAAGAAAACCGAACGGGCCAATTACCTGAAAAAGATTGAACGAACCCTTTTGAAGGCAGCGGCGGCAGAAAAAATCGATATAGAGGTAATGGCAAGGGCAAAGCATCTCTACTCCATCTACCTCAAGATGAAACGTCGAAAGAAGGATATCTCCGAAATTTACGACCTCTTGGGGATCAGGATCATTTGCTCGACAACCAGCGAGTGCTACACCCTCCTTGGGGTTGTCCACAAGCTCTGGCCACCTATCGAAGGCCGCTTCAAAGACTATATCGCCATGCCCAAGGCGAATAACTATCAGAGCCTTCATACCACGGTAATGGGATTCGATGGTCAGCTGATCGAGATTCAAATTCGCACACGCGAGATGCACAACCTGGCGGAGTACGGAATAGCGGCCCACTGGGTTTACAAGCAGGATGGCTCACGATCGGACGCAAAAAGTATGCAGGAATTGCCTCTGATCAATAAGCTCAAGCGTTGGGACAGTAGCAAGACAAGTAGTGATTCCTTTCTCGAAGAGATCAAGGCCGATCTCCTTAAGGATTCGATCTATGTCTTCACCCCAAGAGGACATATCGTCGAGCTGCCCAAAAATGCCACGGCCATCGACTTTGCATATCATATCCATACCGAAGTGGGCAATAAAACCGTAGGGGCAAAGGCAGACGGTCAGATTATTCCGCTTAACCAGCCGCTGAAGAATACCCAGGTCATCGAAATACTTACCAGCAATAACGCCCATCCCCATGTGAACTGGTTGAGATCTGTGCAGACCAGCAGAGCCCGGCTTAAGATACGCCATTGGCTTAACCAGCATGAAGAGAATCTCTTCATCGATAAAAGCATCATTGCAAAGAAGGGACCGACGAAGGGAGAGGAGACGGTCCTGCAAGTTCCCGCCTCCTCGTCTGAGAAGGGAACCACCATCATCAAACAGGTTATGGACCGTGCCCGTCTTGCCTTCAAGATCGGCGATGAAAAAAACATGATGATCAGTATAGCCCACTGTTGCAGTCCCTCTCCCGGCGACGATATTGTCGGCTATGTATCACGGGGACGAGGGATCATCGTCCATAAACGGAACTGCCCGAACCTTCGCCACATCGGGGATATCGAAGAAAGGACCATCGAGGTCGAATGGGAAGCCGCGAGTCCGAAAACCACCAGGCAATTTAAGGTTACAAGCCGCATGACCAGTGATCTCTTTTCGGAGATCGAGGGTGCCGTCAAGAAATACCAGGGTCACCTGATTGAGGGAAAACTGGAAGAGGATATGAAGGGAACCCTGTCGGGAAGATTTACCATGGAGCTGGAGGGCCGGGACGATTATAAAAAGGTGCTCAAGAGCCTTAGAACCATTCCCTCGATTATTAATATCTATCCTCTCGATTGAGGTAGTGCCGCAAATAGTGGCGGTACCTCCCGTCACCCGCCGAGATATTCCGCAAGGGAACGTTCGAACTCTTCCTGATCAATCGCC
Coding sequences:
- the prfA gene encoding peptide chain release factor 1 — its product is MIDKLESIASRFTEIEERLGEPDTMKDMHLYKELSQEHAALKDTVEEFGHYKELLSGIEETKQLLESESDHEMREMAEVELEELKDHLEKSEKRLKTLLVPKDPLDGKNTIIEIRAGTGGDEASLFAADLYRMYSRFSEQKGWKLEMMESSDTEVGGFKEVIFSISGKEVYGNLRYESGVHRVQRVPSTESQGRIHTSAVTVAVLPEAEKTDIDISPEDLKIDVFRSSGPGGQSVNTTDSAVRVTHIPTGVVVTCQDEKSQLKNKAKALRVLRARLYEAEEMKQRKERDQARKSQIGSGDRSERIRTYNFPQNRVTDHRINLTLYKLDQVMEGALNELIDALKLSITEELLKQHA
- the prmC gene encoding peptide chain release factor N(5)-glutamine methyltransferase, whose translation is MALQQPHLQSYRDALVWASGLLEAAGEELTDTPGLDASLLLAHAAGIDRTTVFVRLPDRLSEKEANRFRTLIHKRLTGTPVSYLTGRREFWGLDFLVNNAVLIPRPDTETLVEAALEAIGAGMQEAEPGKGMRGGGLRILDLCCGSGCIGIALASELPEAEVVLSDISSAAVDTALRNRQRLLPVDQDIVVMRSDLFGGLFAMAPFDLIVTNPPYLTDDEAEAMASAGWEEPDGALRGGKEGLSLIRKIIPASRHVLRSEGYLFIESAPSQSGEISRMLQEEGFLKVSVKKDLAGRDRVTGGQWAKKRA
- a CDS encoding RelA/SpoT family protein yields the protein MLSRIEKFNIKLSRFPEKERQKILEAAAWAKALHKNQKRASGEPYFIHPLHVAEFLIDLGLDQEAIIAALLHDVLEDTDIELPELRKRFGKQIGALVDGVTKISIVKAKSKSVQEAETIRKMLFAMTRDIRVIIIKLADKYHNMSTLEYLSPEKRKAIATECLDIYAPLADRLGISWLKAELEDLALKHLNPSAWEYINQFVASKKTERANYLKKIERTLLKAAAAEKIDIEVMARAKHLYSIYLKMKRRKKDISEIYDLLGIRIICSTTSECYTLLGVVHKLWPPIEGRFKDYIAMPKANNYQSLHTTVMGFDGQLIEIQIRTREMHNLAEYGIAAHWVYKQDGSRSDAKSMQELPLINKLKRWDSSKTSSDSFLEEIKADLLKDSIYVFTPRGHIVELPKNATAIDFAYHIHTEVGNKTVGAKADGQIIPLNQPLKNTQVIEILTSNNAHPHVNWLRSVQTSRARLKIRHWLNQHEENLFIDKSIIAKKGPTKGEETVLQVPASSSEKGTTIIKQVMDRARLAFKIGDEKNMMISIAHCCSPSPGDDIVGYVSRGRGIIVHKRNCPNLRHIGDIEERTIEVEWEAASPKTTRQFKVTSRMTSDLFSEIEGAVKKYQGHLIEGKLEEDMKGTLSGRFTMELEGRDDYKKVLKSLRTIPSIINIYPLD